In Aliamphritea ceti, a single window of DNA contains:
- a CDS encoding type 4a pilus biogenesis protein PilO, giving the protein MDRLANSFKGFDPDNLDFSMAGNWPIGVKIVCYLLVFGVVIAGGVYFHISDAEKRLNNEVSAESGLKLQVQAKAGQIANLDALRKQMADVQGRFSELLKQLPTEKEVPGLLEDISDIGRSSGLDIQVIQLAAEQKNKFYIELPIDIQVTGTYHQLGQFVSGVAALSRIVTLHDYRITPGDNLLSMNISAKTYRYDDSN; this is encoded by the coding sequence ATGGATAGGCTGGCGAATAGTTTTAAGGGCTTTGATCCGGATAACCTTGACTTTAGTATGGCTGGAAACTGGCCAATAGGTGTGAAGATTGTCTGTTACCTGCTTGTATTTGGTGTGGTGATTGCGGGAGGTGTTTACTTCCACATATCTGATGCCGAAAAACGTCTTAATAATGAGGTATCAGCAGAGTCAGGATTGAAGCTTCAGGTGCAGGCTAAGGCTGGCCAGATAGCAAACTTGGATGCTTTGCGAAAGCAGATGGCAGATGTTCAGGGGAGATTTTCGGAGCTTCTTAAACAGCTGCCGACGGAAAAAGAAGTGCCGGGCTTGTTAGAAGATATATCTGATATTGGTCGTTCCAGTGGGTTGGATATTCAGGTAATTCAATTGGCGGCAGAGCAAAAGAATAAGTTCTATATTGAATTGCCTATCGATATACAGGTGACGGGGACATACCATCAGTTAGGTCAGTTTGTCAGTGGCGTTGCGGCTTTGTCACGTATTGTAACTTTGCATGACTATAGAATTACACCGGGCGATAACTTGTTATCGATGAATATAAGCGCAAAGACATATCGTTATGATGACAGTAATTAA
- a CDS encoding metallophosphoesterase, whose amino-acid sequence MANQTIRLVQVTDCHLQNDPTQLYRHHDVESQLDQMLAHLSTELPAETLLLLTGDNVHHGGVDAYKRLVEKIDVVPFDAVWIPGNHDDLAIMRACGGALNRKVILLKGWCLILLDSTSEPDGKGSGSLGSKELEFLQQALQQNVDKHCLIVLHHNPLSVESGWQDSIMLADAEQFWQTLAPFDHIRGLICGHVHQEWHWQWNGVDVMSCPSSSVQFKKRCDDMTLEDDPELQAPAYRLLELLEYGDISSQVKRVNLVDN is encoded by the coding sequence TTGGCTAATCAAACTATCCGTCTTGTGCAGGTGACTGATTGTCACTTACAGAATGATCCTACCCAGTTATATCGACACCATGATGTTGAGTCTCAGCTCGATCAGATGCTTGCGCATCTTTCTACTGAGCTGCCCGCAGAAACCCTGTTGTTGCTAACCGGAGATAATGTTCATCATGGTGGTGTTGACGCATATAAACGGCTGGTGGAAAAAATAGATGTTGTGCCATTCGATGCTGTATGGATTCCCGGTAATCATGATGATTTGGCGATAATGAGAGCGTGCGGTGGCGCGCTAAATCGGAAGGTTATTCTGTTAAAGGGATGGTGTTTGATTTTATTGGACAGTACGTCTGAGCCAGATGGAAAAGGCAGTGGGTCGCTTGGCAGTAAAGAGTTGGAGTTTCTTCAGCAAGCCCTTCAGCAGAATGTTGATAAGCATTGTCTGATAGTGCTGCACCATAATCCGTTATCTGTAGAAAGTGGTTGGCAGGATTCCATTATGCTGGCTGATGCGGAACAGTTTTGGCAAACATTAGCGCCGTTTGATCATATTCGCGGCCTTATCTGTGGCCATGTTCATCAGGAATGGCACTGGCAGTGGAATGGCGTGGACGTGATGAGCTGTCCTTCATCCTCTGTTCAATTCAAAAAACGTTGTGATGATATGACGCTCGAAGATGATCCTGAGCTGCAAGCGCCAGCATACAGGTTATTAGAGTTGTTGGAATATGGTGATATTAGTAGCCAGGTTAAGCGGGTTAACCTGGTTGATAATTAG
- a CDS encoding pilus assembly protein PilP has protein sequence MMTVINIVKSAVYILLVFVVTACVWVEDPDDLRHFVQQQRQAAAPPIEPLPEFKPYHSFVYEGASLRDPFQSLVQLSDGNTAEDPIFNNADNSLLPDSERPKSYLEEFSLDLLSMVGTIGMSQRRWALIKDNKGEVHRVTVGDYMGLDFGQVMTVSNGFVELKEIVPNGRGGWMTRQRSIVMDEE, from the coding sequence ATGATGACAGTAATTAATATTGTAAAAAGTGCAGTTTATATTTTATTGGTTTTTGTTGTTACTGCCTGTGTATGGGTGGAAGATCCTGATGACTTGCGTCATTTTGTACAGCAGCAGCGTCAAGCGGCAGCACCTCCAATAGAGCCTCTGCCTGAGTTTAAGCCTTATCATAGCTTTGTGTATGAGGGCGCAAGCCTTCGTGATCCGTTTCAGAGCCTTGTTCAACTAAGCGACGGAAATACTGCCGAAGATCCGATTTTTAATAATGCAGATAACAGTTTGCTGCCAGATTCCGAACGTCCTAAATCTTATCTGGAAGAGTTTTCCTTAGATTTGTTGAGTATGGTTGGGACTATCGGAATGAGTCAGAGGCGTTGGGCGCTGATTAAAGATAACAAAGGCGAAGTGCACCGTGTGACTGTCGGAGATTACATGGGACTGGATTTTGGGCAGGTGATGACCGTTAGTAACGGGTTTGTTGAGTTGAAAGAAATTGTGCCGAATGGCCGCGGTGGATGGATGACCCGACAGCGTAGCATAGTAATGGATGAAGAATGA
- a CDS encoding NUDIX domain-containing protein, with translation MSWHPGFSRDDVEIVTNKTVYSGFFKVSELEIRHARFAGGSIDIRRELLHRGDAVCVLLFDPAMNAVVLIEQFRIGAVDKSPSPWLLELIAGMVEPGETAQDVARREAVEEAGAIIHDLMPITRYSPSVGGCDEYVDLFCARVDASNLGGLHGLEAEGEDIKVHVLPLCEAFELVVNGQIDNAGTIIALQWLQLNKETVLQRWS, from the coding sequence ATGTCCTGGCACCCAGGGTTTTCCCGTGATGATGTTGAGATTGTTACGAATAAAACGGTTTATAGTGGTTTTTTTAAAGTATCCGAATTAGAGATCCGGCATGCGCGATTTGCTGGCGGTTCGATAGATATTCGTCGGGAGTTATTACACCGGGGAGATGCTGTCTGTGTCTTACTGTTTGATCCTGCTATGAATGCTGTCGTATTAATTGAGCAGTTTCGGATTGGTGCTGTTGATAAATCTCCCAGTCCCTGGTTGCTGGAGTTGATCGCAGGTATGGTTGAGCCTGGTGAGACCGCTCAGGATGTTGCCCGTCGAGAGGCGGTTGAAGAGGCGGGGGCTATTATCCATGATCTGATGCCTATAACGCGTTATTCACCCAGTGTTGGTGGTTGTGATGAATATGTTGACCTGTTTTGTGCGCGTGTAGACGCTAGTAATCTGGGTGGATTACATGGTCTGGAAGCAGAGGGCGAGGATATTAAAGTACATGTGTTACCCTTGTGTGAGGCATTCGAGCTTGTTGTAAATGGCCAAATTGATAATGCAGGCACTATTATCGCTTTGCAGTGGCTGCAACTGAACAAGGAAACTGTTCTTCAGCGCTGGAGCTGA
- a CDS encoding PilN domain-containing protein codes for MARINLRAWREEKAAQRQKQFMVNILSCAFLAVAVVLLVGFYFDFQTDRQRVRNNYLNSEIAQLDVQLAEIKELNVERTRLTDRLKAIQDLQSSRPLIVRNFDELVRVQPDGVLYSSLSRTGDVITLNGLAQKSADVSALMRQIYSSVWFGEPNLTKVANADSMKNFDLTVPVLKPSLDEVK; via the coding sequence ATGGCACGAATAAATCTCAGGGCCTGGCGGGAAGAGAAGGCAGCTCAGCGACAGAAGCAGTTCATGGTCAATATCTTGTCGTGTGCATTTTTGGCAGTAGCTGTTGTTTTGTTGGTGGGTTTTTATTTTGATTTTCAAACTGACCGACAGCGAGTGAGAAATAATTACCTGAATAGCGAAATTGCCCAGTTAGATGTCCAGCTTGCGGAAATAAAAGAGCTGAATGTTGAGCGAACTCGATTAACCGACCGGTTAAAGGCAATTCAGGATTTACAATCGAGCAGACCGTTAATTGTCAGAAACTTTGATGAATTGGTTCGGGTTCAGCCTGATGGCGTATTGTATTCTTCGCTGTCACGTACAGGTGATGTTATTACACTGAATGGTCTGGCACAGAAAAGCGCAGACGTGTCTGCTTTGATGCGACAGATATATTCAAGTGTATGGTTTGGCGAACCGAACCTGACAAAAGTTGCGAATGCAGACAGCATGAAGAATTTCGATCTGACCGTACCTGTATTAAAGCCTTCTCTGGATGAGGTGAAATAA
- a CDS encoding DUF1249 domain-containing protein yields the protein MRRRYIPDIVKQMADCEANYVRLMRLLPDIDNCDEREFEIHWQGQNSSVRLQVEERFTYTTTVRVSHLFEHDWLKAPCLLVRMYHDARAAEVICIMRGKQLRGVYKYPNMDMRQPDEKAQVNQYLGEWLSHCLTHGHVTEAVFSVG from the coding sequence ATGCGTAGACGTTATATTCCGGATATTGTTAAGCAGATGGCTGATTGTGAGGCGAACTATGTACGCCTTATGCGTCTGTTGCCGGATATTGATAACTGTGATGAACGTGAATTTGAGATTCACTGGCAAGGTCAGAATAGTTCGGTTCGCTTGCAGGTAGAGGAGCGTTTTACCTATACAACGACAGTGCGTGTGAGCCATTTGTTTGAGCATGACTGGCTTAAAGCGCCATGTCTGTTGGTCAGGATGTATCATGATGCGCGAGCCGCTGAGGTTATTTGCATTATGCGCGGTAAGCAGTTGCGTGGTGTTTATAAGTATCCGAATATGGATATGCGTCAGCCGGATGAAAAGGCGCAAGTGAATCAATATCTGGGCGAGTGGCTGAGTCATTGCCTTACCCATGGACATGTAACCGAAGCAGTATTTTCCGTTGGCTAA
- a CDS encoding type IV pilus secretin PilQ encodes MMILEQQFYRLGAAFFLPLVSIRTAFKVLSVCLLTSISQLAQSADVQLLKSSFVSLPNDKLEMRFDFDVPPSVPKAYMTNSPARLVLDLWGVENIQDMRNLAVESGKVRSVNFAQVPGRLRVVMNLYAATAFDTYADGNSLFVVVGDLNREDTKAVAKTEQAAADNRLNAVADPTKPQRTRVQGVDFERTPEGGGRVVVTLSDDKAGVDIVEEGNNIVVNLVGVELSQALQQRVDVQDFATPVLFIDSIASGENTSILVKPSAEPYDYLAYQTNNQLWIELKPLTQEALEEREERFPYTGERIDLDFQNVEVRSVLQILAEVAEKNLVVSDQVGGNITLRLKNVPWDQALDLILSTNKLDKREIGNVLLIGTAAEIAERERIELESSKQVEELSPLRTEFIQVDYRKASDMVSRLTEARLISERGFILADDETNTLMIRETAKGLTDVRKTLSRFDTEVAQVLIEARLVTANTDVTKDLGVKWGVGYTETHGDGSSVTLGRSIADINSPGGNTGLNVDLGAQAVNATGLAIGLRSGSSTLLGLELSALESDGRVDVISQPKVVTTNGKKALIQSGTEIPFQSVDEDGKVSIEFKDVVLSLDVTPRINPGDRVAMDLVIKKDSIGDLLPNGEISIINNELETSIVVPDGQTIVLGGVFENTKRNTINKTPLLGDLPVVGNLFRNTQTKNTKAELLIFITPKLIRESLSVR; translated from the coding sequence ATGATGATTTTAGAGCAGCAGTTTTATCGATTGGGTGCGGCGTTTTTCTTACCGTTGGTTTCTATCCGTACAGCTTTTAAAGTACTAAGTGTTTGTTTACTAACTAGTATAAGTCAGTTGGCTCAGTCTGCTGATGTGCAGTTATTAAAGTCTTCTTTTGTTAGTTTACCTAATGATAAGTTAGAAATGCGGTTTGATTTTGATGTGCCGCCTTCAGTGCCAAAAGCATATATGACGAACAGCCCGGCACGATTAGTTTTAGACTTATGGGGCGTTGAAAATATTCAGGATATGCGTAACTTGGCAGTGGAAAGTGGCAAGGTTCGTAGCGTGAATTTTGCCCAGGTACCTGGGCGTTTGCGAGTAGTCATGAATTTATATGCTGCTACTGCATTTGATACTTACGCTGATGGTAATAGCCTGTTTGTTGTAGTTGGAGATCTAAATAGAGAAGATACAAAAGCTGTAGCCAAGACAGAACAGGCAGCGGCCGATAATCGTTTAAATGCTGTAGCTGATCCGACAAAGCCTCAGCGCACGCGAGTTCAGGGAGTTGACTTTGAAAGAACCCCTGAAGGTGGTGGCAGGGTAGTGGTGACACTGTCTGATGATAAGGCAGGAGTAGATATTGTTGAAGAGGGCAACAATATTGTTGTTAATCTGGTTGGGGTTGAACTTTCCCAAGCATTGCAGCAGCGGGTAGATGTGCAGGATTTTGCTACGCCTGTACTGTTTATCGATTCAATTGCCAGTGGTGAAAATACCAGTATCTTAGTAAAGCCTTCCGCGGAACCTTATGACTATCTTGCGTATCAAACTAATAATCAGTTGTGGATAGAGCTTAAGCCGTTAACGCAGGAAGCGCTTGAAGAGCGCGAAGAGCGTTTTCCTTATACAGGTGAGCGTATTGACTTAGATTTTCAAAATGTTGAAGTACGTTCAGTTCTACAAATCCTTGCTGAGGTTGCCGAGAAAAACTTGGTTGTGAGTGATCAGGTTGGCGGTAATATTACCTTGCGACTTAAGAATGTTCCCTGGGATCAGGCGCTGGATTTGATTTTAAGTACGAATAAACTGGATAAGCGAGAAATTGGCAACGTTTTGTTAATTGGTACTGCTGCAGAAATTGCTGAGCGTGAACGGATTGAGTTGGAAAGTAGTAAACAAGTTGAAGAGCTTTCGCCGTTGCGTACTGAGTTTATTCAGGTTGATTACCGTAAAGCGTCGGATATGGTCAGCCGGCTAACAGAAGCAAGATTGATTTCCGAGCGCGGCTTCATTCTCGCTGATGATGAAACGAATACGTTAATGATTCGTGAAACGGCTAAAGGTTTGACTGATGTGCGTAAAACACTGAGTCGTTTTGATACTGAGGTTGCTCAGGTATTGATTGAGGCTCGGTTGGTGACTGCAAACACTGATGTGACAAAAGACTTGGGTGTAAAGTGGGGAGTAGGGTATACCGAAACGCATGGGGATGGATCTTCAGTGACTTTAGGACGGAGTATCGCTGATATTAATAGTCCTGGTGGAAATACAGGTCTAAATGTGGATCTGGGTGCGCAGGCTGTTAATGCGACAGGTCTTGCCATTGGTTTACGGTCAGGGTCTAGCACTTTACTTGGATTGGAACTATCTGCGCTCGAATCTGATGGTCGGGTAGATGTTATTTCTCAGCCTAAAGTAGTCACCACTAATGGAAAAAAAGCCTTAATTCAATCGGGTACTGAGATCCCATTTCAATCAGTTGATGAGGATGGAAAAGTTAGTATTGAATTTAAAGACGTCGTACTATCACTTGATGTGACACCGCGAATTAATCCTGGTGATCGTGTAGCTATGGACTTGGTGATAAAAAAAGATTCAATAGGTGATCTTTTACCTAATGGTGAAATCAGCATAATTAATAATGAGCTGGAAACGTCGATCGTTGTTCCAGACGGGCAAACAATCGTGCTTGGTGGGGTCTTTGAAAATACAAAGCGTAATACAATCAATAAAACTCCGTTGTTGGGTGATTTGCCTGTAGTTGGTAATTTATTTCGGAATACGCAGACTAAAAATACGAAGGCAGAACTGCTTATTTTCATAACGCCTAAGTTAATACGTGAGTCGTTGTCGGTCAGATAA
- a CDS encoding penicillin-binding protein 1A has protein sequence MKTLLKIGLTLSLVGIILGFAALGGAYYHYAPKLPDVQTLKDVKLQTPLRIYSADKKLIAEFGEKRRTPISFEQVPQTFINALLAAEDRNFFNHFGIDIKGLARAAYQLASSGKIKSGGSTITMQVAKNYFLTRERSFVRKFNEILLSLRIEQELSKEQIFELYINKIYLGHRSYGIQAAARIYYGKNIDELSVAQYAMIAGLPKAPSAYNPITNPSRALERRNWILKRMHTLSFIDDQAYEEAVEAPVTAEYHGTQIELYAPYVAEMVRNRLYEHFQDALYTDGLKVYTTLDSAMQTAANAALEKGLLAYTERHGYFGPEATTEDLTDEGLKAFFKKQTVYGSLLPAVITTVDEQSASARLKSGEEITLDWDNINWAKAYKGPNRMGAAPKNASDILTIGDMVRVVPGDEENQWRLTQIPHVQGAFVALSPKDGALNALVGGFNFVHNKFNRATQALRQPGSNFKPFIYASALEQGFTPATTINDAPVVLNDNDLEASWRPENYSKKFYGPTRLREALYRSRNLVSIRILRSIGIDTATNYLTSFGFDKTRIPQNLSLSLGSADVTPLELVTGYAGLANQGYKVSPYFIERMENAAGKTLFQAQPVTVCSGCEYSAPVTETPSNIKDIELTTIQQAAQETNSNTDKLELSGSKISQLPIAEQIMQPQAAYMIYDIMQDVITHGTGRRALSLKRTDIAGKTGTTNDQKDAWFSGFNKDVVATAWVGFDQPSTLGRREFGGSAALPIWIDFMSIALADSTDEPIAKPDGIISRRIDPETGLLAYPGQENAVFEIFPANKVPTEVATGPGQASGGESQTDDIF, from the coding sequence ATGAAAACTTTATTAAAAATCGGCCTGACATTGTCTCTTGTGGGAATAATCCTCGGTTTCGCAGCACTTGGTGGCGCGTATTATCACTACGCACCAAAGCTGCCTGATGTCCAAACACTAAAAGACGTTAAACTGCAGACACCATTACGCATTTACTCAGCAGATAAAAAGCTGATTGCTGAATTTGGTGAAAAACGCCGCACTCCCATCAGTTTCGAACAAGTTCCGCAAACCTTTATAAATGCCCTACTTGCTGCTGAAGACCGTAATTTTTTCAATCACTTTGGTATAGACATCAAAGGTCTTGCCCGGGCGGCATACCAGTTAGCCAGTAGCGGTAAAATCAAAAGTGGTGGCAGTACCATCACTATGCAGGTAGCAAAAAACTACTTCCTGACCCGTGAACGATCTTTTGTACGTAAATTTAATGAAATCTTACTCTCTCTTCGCATTGAGCAAGAGCTCAGTAAAGAACAGATTTTTGAGTTGTACATCAATAAAATTTATCTTGGCCATCGTTCATATGGCATCCAGGCAGCTGCAAGAATTTACTATGGAAAAAACATTGATGAACTCAGCGTCGCTCAGTACGCAATGATCGCAGGCTTACCGAAAGCCCCTTCCGCATATAACCCCATAACAAACCCCAGCCGGGCTTTAGAACGCCGTAACTGGATCCTGAAGCGGATGCACACTCTGAGCTTTATTGATGATCAGGCTTACGAAGAAGCAGTTGAAGCTCCGGTTACCGCCGAATACCACGGTACACAGATTGAGCTATATGCCCCATATGTTGCAGAAATGGTACGTAACCGCCTTTATGAGCACTTTCAGGATGCTCTCTATACCGATGGTTTAAAGGTCTACACAACTTTAGACAGTGCGATGCAAACAGCTGCAAACGCAGCTCTTGAGAAAGGCTTATTAGCATACACTGAGCGCCATGGTTACTTTGGCCCTGAAGCGACTACTGAAGACCTTACTGATGAAGGCCTAAAAGCATTCTTTAAAAAACAAACGGTCTATGGCAGTCTGCTTCCTGCAGTAATAACTACAGTAGATGAACAGTCAGCAAGCGCTCGTTTAAAATCTGGAGAAGAAATCACTCTTGATTGGGACAATATCAATTGGGCTAAAGCCTACAAAGGCCCTAACAGGATGGGGGCCGCCCCCAAAAACGCCAGTGATATCCTTACAATTGGCGACATGGTGCGTGTCGTACCCGGCGACGAAGAAAACCAGTGGCGCCTGACACAAATTCCTCATGTGCAGGGCGCATTTGTCGCCCTGTCACCAAAAGACGGAGCCTTAAATGCCTTAGTCGGTGGCTTTAACTTTGTGCATAACAAATTTAACCGCGCCACCCAGGCTCTTCGCCAACCAGGCTCAAACTTTAAACCGTTTATTTATGCATCGGCATTAGAGCAAGGCTTTACACCTGCAACCACTATTAATGACGCGCCTGTTGTACTTAATGACAATGATCTTGAAGCCAGCTGGCGTCCTGAAAACTACAGTAAAAAGTTCTATGGCCCTACTCGCTTACGCGAAGCGTTGTATCGCTCACGCAACCTGGTCTCCATCAGAATCCTTCGTTCTATTGGCATCGACACAGCTACTAATTATCTAACCAGCTTTGGCTTTGATAAAACACGAATTCCACAAAACCTGTCGTTATCGTTAGGCAGTGCAGATGTGACACCATTAGAACTAGTAACTGGTTATGCAGGACTCGCTAACCAGGGTTATAAAGTTAGTCCTTATTTCATTGAACGTATGGAAAACGCTGCCGGCAAAACCTTATTTCAGGCTCAGCCGGTTACGGTATGTTCTGGCTGTGAATATTCGGCACCGGTAACCGAGACCCCAAGTAATATAAAAGATATCGAGCTCACAACTATTCAGCAGGCAGCGCAGGAAACTAACAGTAACACTGATAAACTCGAACTTTCGGGCAGTAAAATCTCTCAACTGCCGATTGCCGAACAAATCATGCAACCACAAGCGGCTTATATGATTTACGATATCATGCAAGACGTAATCACTCACGGCACAGGGCGTCGGGCCCTCAGTTTGAAACGAACTGACATTGCGGGAAAGACAGGTACCACGAATGATCAGAAAGACGCATGGTTCTCCGGCTTCAATAAAGATGTTGTTGCAACTGCCTGGGTAGGATTCGACCAACCGTCCACCTTGGGACGAAGAGAATTCGGGGGGAGTGCTGCATTGCCAATCTGGATAGACTTCATGAGCATAGCACTGGCTGACAGTACTGATGAACCTATCGCAAAACCTGACGGCATCATTTCACGTCGTATTGATCCTGAAACAGGCTTATTGGCTTATCCGGGGCAAGAAAATGCTGTCTTTGAAATATTCCCGGCAAATAAAGTACCTACAGAAGTAGCAACTGGTCCGGGCCAGGCTTCTGGCGGAGAAAGCCAGACTGACGATATATTCTAA
- the pilM gene encoding pilus assembly protein PilM: MLSFLKKQEKGWVGVDIGTSSVKMVALSKRGADLRVDAYAIVPLPPTAVIDNSIQDVGQVSEMIERGLKICNKPLNQAVTAVPSSAVISKTIELSDSFTEFDLEEQIKIEADRFIPYPLDEVALDFEIIRPSPSTPGLNEILLVACRNNDVEKREDAINSADLNCQVVDVDSFCIERVYPLLALDDADNQALIGLVDIGAATLTLNVFKNNQIVYSREQAFGGNDLSHLLQQHAGVNPADIDHQLRSGELGLELMETVVLPFRSTISQQISRALQFFYSSGAHNQLTKLCLQGGGVTIEGLADIVAEEVGVATELANPFAGMDIDSKINPARLAHDAPSLVKACGMSLRSFEH; this comes from the coding sequence GTGTTGAGCTTTCTGAAAAAGCAAGAAAAAGGCTGGGTCGGTGTAGATATAGGTACATCATCAGTGAAAATGGTTGCTTTGTCTAAACGCGGTGCTGACCTTAGGGTTGATGCATATGCAATCGTCCCTTTGCCACCAACGGCGGTAATCGATAATAGTATTCAGGATGTAGGCCAGGTATCTGAAATGATAGAGCGTGGCCTTAAAATTTGTAATAAGCCTCTTAATCAAGCTGTGACAGCAGTACCTTCATCTGCAGTGATTTCCAAAACAATTGAGCTGAGTGATTCTTTTACCGAGTTTGATCTTGAAGAACAGATTAAAATAGAAGCAGATCGCTTTATTCCTTATCCTCTTGATGAAGTGGCGCTTGATTTTGAAATTATTCGGCCTTCTCCTTCAACTCCTGGCCTAAATGAAATTTTGTTAGTTGCCTGCAGAAACAACGATGTTGAAAAAAGAGAAGATGCTATAAATAGTGCTGATCTGAACTGTCAGGTGGTTGATGTTGATAGTTTTTGTATCGAGCGGGTATATCCTCTTCTTGCACTGGATGATGCCGATAATCAGGCCTTGATTGGTTTGGTTGATATCGGTGCTGCTACTCTGACGTTAAATGTCTTCAAAAACAATCAGATAGTTTATAGCCGTGAGCAGGCATTTGGTGGTAATGACTTATCTCATCTACTGCAGCAGCACGCGGGAGTTAATCCTGCTGATATTGATCACCAGTTGCGCAGTGGTGAGCTAGGTCTAGAGCTAATGGAAACTGTGGTATTACCGTTTCGAAGCACTATTAGCCAACAAATATCCAGAGCTCTGCAATTCTTTTATTCATCAGGTGCTCATAACCAATTGACTAAGCTATGTTTACAGGGCGGTGGAGTGACAATTGAAGGGTTAGCCGATATTGTTGCTGAAGAGGTTGGTGTAGCAACTGAGTTAGCTAATCCGTTTGCTGGTATGGATATAGACTCTAAAATCAATCCTGCCAGGTTGGCGCATGACGCCCCTTCGTTGGTAAAAGCCTGTGGCATGTCGCTGCGTAGCTTCGAGCATTGA